The following proteins come from a genomic window of Ilumatobacter coccineus YM16-304:
- a CDS encoding MFS transporter — protein sequence MAPDERVSRVLRRLVLPVYLPIVAGTFGLALLVPVLPLYLTEVGLSLRMTSVVLSGVGIGATIGGLPAGALIARFGERRVMFAAIAAVAITSAVLGLTEASIALVAMRLGTGAANIALRLSRQTYITRRVARTVRGRAMSTIGGSFRMSLFVGPLLGGVLADTLGFEATFAIAGAVTALGMIPPLLQPAAERDDVLDAEDGSPVDPIGLFESIRVHRRVLALVAFVPMLTMAVREGRYVVVPLIGDDLGLSPTAVGALVTVGTAADLVLFPVAGYVLDRFGRLAAMVPSFGLIAIGLVVLGFADTTGAAVVAGAIMGIGNGLSSGSLLTLGSDLAPADAPGPFLAAIAVIQDVGKIIGPLLVGFVGSAASLGTASLVLAGLMVFVIAWLVLVVGETSPRHA from the coding sequence GTGGCACCCGACGAACGAGTGAGCCGAGTGCTTCGCCGGCTCGTGTTGCCCGTCTACCTCCCGATCGTCGCCGGCACGTTCGGACTGGCGCTGCTCGTCCCGGTGCTTCCGCTGTATCTCACCGAGGTCGGCCTGTCGCTGCGGATGACGTCGGTGGTCCTGTCCGGCGTCGGCATCGGCGCCACGATCGGCGGGTTGCCCGCCGGTGCGCTCATCGCGCGGTTCGGTGAACGGCGTGTGATGTTCGCGGCCATCGCCGCCGTGGCGATCACCTCCGCGGTACTCGGTCTCACCGAGGCGTCGATCGCACTCGTCGCGATGCGTCTCGGTACGGGCGCGGCGAACATCGCGCTGCGCCTCTCGCGGCAGACGTACATCACCCGACGTGTCGCAAGGACCGTGCGCGGGCGGGCGATGTCGACCATCGGCGGCTCGTTCCGCATGTCGTTGTTCGTGGGTCCGCTGCTCGGCGGGGTGCTCGCCGACACGCTCGGGTTCGAGGCGACGTTCGCCATCGCCGGGGCGGTCACGGCGCTCGGCATGATCCCGCCGCTGCTGCAACCGGCTGCCGAGCGCGACGATGTGCTCGACGCCGAGGACGGATCGCCGGTCGACCCGATCGGGCTCTTCGAGTCCATCCGCGTGCACCGCCGCGTGCTGGCGCTGGTGGCATTCGTTCCGATGCTCACCATGGCAGTGCGCGAGGGTCGCTACGTCGTGGTGCCGCTGATCGGCGATGACCTCGGCCTGTCGCCGACAGCGGTCGGCGCGCTCGTCACGGTCGGCACGGCGGCCGACCTCGTGCTCTTTCCGGTGGCGGGCTACGTGCTCGACCGGTTCGGCCGGCTCGCTGCGATGGTGCCCTCGTTCGGTCTGATCGCGATCGGACTCGTCGTGCTCGGCTTCGCCGACACCACCGGAGCGGCCGTCGTCGCCGGCGCGATCATGGGCATCGGCAACGGGCTGAGTTCGGGTTCGCTGCTCACCCTCGGTTCCGATCTCGCTCCGGCCGACGCGCCGGGCCCGTTCCTCGCGGCGATCGCCGTCATCCAAGACGTCGGCAAGATCATCGGACCGCTCCTCGTCGGGTTCGTCGGTTCGGCCGCGTCACTCGGCACGGCATCCCTCGTGCTCGCCGGACTGATGGTCTTCGTCATCGCATGGCTCGTCCTCGTCGTCGGCGAAACCAGCCCCCGCCACGCCTGA
- a CDS encoding TIGR00266 family protein encodes MEIQERHNPSFSVARALLAPGESIRAESGAMMAMAPDMQLAAKVEGGMMKGLKRSVLGGESLFITTATAGPQGGWIDFAPSLPGDLTTFDVTPDAPLLVQKGSFLCAESTVEIDTKFGGLKTMVGGEGAFLLRASGHGKIVVSLYGALDRFTLAEGQQVIVDTNHMVAFHESVTMELKRVSEGRIQSMKTGEGFIFLFTGPGELVMQSRNPDDIVRYVAANMPGNRN; translated from the coding sequence ATGGAGATCCAGGAACGCCACAACCCATCCTTCTCGGTCGCTCGCGCGCTGCTCGCGCCCGGTGAATCGATCCGCGCCGAGTCGGGAGCCATGATGGCCATGGCCCCCGACATGCAACTCGCCGCCAAGGTCGAAGGCGGCATGATGAAGGGCCTCAAGCGCAGCGTGCTCGGCGGCGAGTCGCTGTTCATCACCACCGCCACCGCCGGCCCGCAGGGCGGCTGGATCGACTTCGCACCGTCGTTGCCAGGCGACCTCACCACGTTCGACGTCACGCCCGACGCGCCGCTGCTCGTGCAGAAGGGGTCGTTCCTCTGCGCCGAGAGCACCGTCGAGATCGACACGAAGTTCGGTGGGCTCAAGACGATGGTCGGCGGTGAGGGAGCTTTTCTGCTGCGCGCCTCGGGCCACGGCAAGATCGTCGTGTCGCTCTACGGCGCGCTCGATCGCTTCACGCTCGCCGAAGGCCAGCAGGTCATCGTCGACACGAACCACATGGTCGCGTTCCACGAGTCGGTCACGATGGAGCTCAAGCGTGTGAGCGAGGGCCGCATCCAGTCGATGAAGACCGGCGAAGGGTTCATCTTCCTGTTCACGGGGCCGGGCGAACTGGTCATGCAGTCCCGCAACCCCGACGACATCGTCCGCTACGTCGCAGCGAACATGCCGGGCAACCGCAACTGA
- a CDS encoding PPOX class F420-dependent oxidoreductase, giving the protein MDYTVNSSGASITPLAALPFAPLGGQPGFDAEALDSFLADTRIATFTYVRKDGRPNAAPLWYTYRDGVMLFVVSTGSDKHRALQRDDRVCVSVQDERPPYRAVIVDGRVELVDLGTDGTLSKAMAVKYFGKLGAAEYDKISAADREATGQTLIRLVPERVKGFDNTKAINKALLGFVRLRDRLPIPRRWL; this is encoded by the coding sequence ATGGATTACACCGTAAACTCATCCGGCGCTTCGATCACGCCACTCGCAGCACTCCCGTTCGCACCGCTCGGTGGTCAGCCCGGTTTCGACGCCGAGGCACTCGATTCGTTCCTCGCCGACACGCGAATCGCCACGTTCACCTACGTGCGCAAAGACGGCCGCCCCAACGCGGCACCGCTCTGGTACACGTACCGAGACGGCGTGATGCTGTTCGTCGTCTCCACCGGGTCCGACAAGCACCGGGCGCTGCAACGCGACGACCGCGTCTGCGTGTCGGTGCAGGACGAGCGGCCGCCGTATCGCGCCGTCATCGTCGACGGCCGAGTCGAGCTGGTCGACCTCGGCACCGACGGCACGCTGTCGAAGGCGATGGCGGTGAAGTACTTCGGCAAGCTCGGCGCCGCCGAGTACGACAAGATCTCCGCCGCCGACCGCGAGGCGACCGGTCAGACGTTGATCCGGCTCGTTCCCGAACGGGTGAAGGGCTTCGACAACACCAAGGCCATCAACAAGGCGCTGCTCGGCTTCGTGCGGCTCCGAGATCGCCTGCCCATCCCACGCCGCTGGCTCTGA
- a CDS encoding TetR/AcrR family transcriptional regulator: protein MSTDRQPLSRAAIVAAAITVIDRDGLERLSMRRLGNELGYEAMALYKHVTDKAALLDAVIEAAYAEMTPPDPSDPWDDRIRHAARELRRVALCHPELLIAMITSPPACPAVRTRIDGILEALDESGLGADDVVRSFRLFVNLTSGALLSETTAARQQTGPLENQVGVDECRALAEYGAALASCDFDVEFDDTVETFIRLSQLNGSTTRRPA, encoded by the coding sequence ATGAGCACCGATCGCCAACCGTTGTCGCGCGCCGCGATCGTCGCCGCCGCCATCACCGTGATCGATCGCGACGGACTCGAGCGGCTCTCGATGCGACGCCTCGGCAACGAACTGGGCTACGAGGCAATGGCGCTCTACAAGCACGTCACCGACAAGGCGGCGCTTCTCGACGCGGTGATCGAGGCGGCATACGCGGAGATGACACCGCCCGATCCCTCCGATCCGTGGGACGACCGAATTCGACACGCCGCACGCGAACTGCGACGCGTGGCGCTGTGCCACCCCGAACTCCTGATCGCCATGATCACCTCGCCTCCGGCATGCCCTGCCGTCCGCACCCGCATCGACGGCATCCTCGAGGCACTCGACGAGAGCGGCCTCGGCGCCGACGACGTCGTGCGCAGCTTTCGACTGTTCGTCAACCTCACGTCGGGCGCACTCCTGAGCGAGACCACCGCCGCCCGCCAACAGACCGGACCCCTCGAGAACCAGGTCGGCGTCGACGAGTGCCGCGCCCTCGCCGAGTACGGCGCGGCGCTCGCCTCGTGCGACTTCGACGTCGAGTTCGACGACACGGTCGAGACGTTCATCCGCCTCAGCCAGCTCAACGGTTCGACCACCCGGCGGCCCGCCTAG
- a CDS encoding M23 family metallopeptidase, with the protein MFRPDATSTRAERRAIPRRRRTRVVAKHLKVGIAVAAAVVSVPFGARAEPRPLHTDIVTQFATDDVAGSSARPDDELLLDACPIDGSSTFEDSWGWARSGGRSHEGVDLIASRGTPIIAVRDGWANFTTSNLGGRAVWLTADNGDKFYYAHLDDWEGESRTVAAGDVIGYVGSTGNAQGPHLHFETMPDGVVENPFPHTLGACVPAPPPVVNEIAQMHASNRLGTQL; encoded by the coding sequence ATGTTCAGACCGGACGCAACCTCCACGCGGGCCGAGCGGCGCGCCATCCCTCGCCGTCGCCGCACACGCGTCGTCGCCAAGCACCTCAAAGTCGGTATCGCGGTGGCCGCCGCCGTGGTGAGCGTGCCGTTCGGCGCCCGCGCCGAACCGCGGCCACTCCACACCGACATCGTGACGCAGTTCGCCACCGACGATGTCGCGGGCTCGAGCGCTCGCCCCGATGACGAACTGCTCCTCGACGCCTGCCCGATCGACGGGTCGTCGACCTTCGAGGACAGCTGGGGCTGGGCTCGCTCCGGCGGACGCAGCCACGAAGGTGTCGACCTCATCGCCAGCCGGGGCACGCCGATCATCGCCGTCCGTGACGGCTGGGCGAACTTCACGACGAGCAACCTCGGCGGACGCGCCGTGTGGCTCACCGCCGACAACGGCGACAAGTTCTACTACGCCCACCTCGACGACTGGGAGGGCGAGAGTCGCACCGTCGCTGCCGGCGACGTGATCGGCTACGTGGGGAGCACCGGCAATGCGCAGGGCCCGCATCTCCACTTCGAGACGATGCCCGACGGCGTGGTCGAGAACCCGTTCCCTCACACGCTCGGCGCGTGCGTGCCCGCCCCGCCCCCGGTGGTCAACGAGATCGCCCAGATGCACGCGTCGAACCGGCTCGGCACGCAGCTCTGA
- a CDS encoding VOC family protein — protein sequence MIRLRQIALVAADLDPVVETLCSTFDLSVCFRDPGVGEFGLHNALMVIGDQFLEVVSPTAPGTTAGRLLDKRDGDGGYMAIYEVDDLDARIDRLAEHGVRVVWAGDFSTIRGRHLHPRDVGGAIVSIDEATPPGSWTWAGPDWAPHRSSVASGIAGFTVAATDPQAMSARWSTLDLDVSVRFTEAGERGDGIDGVDLVSVDRSRTGEVVELCGVTFTLV from the coding sequence ATGATCCGACTCCGCCAGATCGCACTCGTCGCTGCCGACCTCGACCCGGTCGTCGAGACGTTGTGCTCGACGTTCGACCTCTCGGTGTGCTTCCGAGATCCGGGCGTCGGGGAGTTCGGCCTCCACAATGCGCTCATGGTCATCGGCGACCAGTTTCTCGAGGTCGTGTCGCCGACCGCACCCGGCACCACGGCCGGTCGTCTGCTCGACAAGCGTGACGGGGACGGTGGCTACATGGCGATCTACGAGGTCGACGATCTCGATGCTCGGATCGACCGCTTGGCCGAACACGGCGTCCGTGTCGTGTGGGCTGGAGACTTCTCGACGATCCGCGGCCGCCACCTTCATCCGCGAGATGTCGGCGGCGCGATCGTGTCGATCGACGAGGCGACCCCACCCGGGAGTTGGACGTGGGCCGGGCCCGACTGGGCACCGCATCGATCGAGCGTGGCGAGCGGAATCGCCGGCTTCACCGTGGCGGCCACCGACCCGCAGGCGATGTCGGCCCGTTGGAGCACGCTCGACCTCGATGTCTCCGTCCGGTTCACGGAGGCCGGCGAGCGCGGCGACGGGATCGACGGTGTCGATCTGGTGTCGGTCGACCGGTCGCGCACCGGCGAGGTCGTCGAACTCTGCGGGGTCACCTTCACGCTCGTGTGA
- a CDS encoding TIGR03618 family F420-dependent PPOX class oxidoreductase: MKLPEAYFDLLDAPVNGLLATVMSSGAPQVSPVWFLRDGDEILVSSVGGRLRERHVSANPSVAFTVVDPRNLMRYIEIRGTMTVTADPTASTRDAVCRKHGFEDGTAFDKPGTPRITLRLTPTFVVEH; encoded by the coding sequence GTGAAACTTCCCGAGGCGTACTTCGATCTGCTCGACGCACCGGTCAACGGGCTGTTGGCCACCGTCATGTCGAGCGGGGCCCCACAGGTGTCGCCGGTCTGGTTCCTGCGCGACGGCGACGAGATCCTCGTCAGCTCGGTCGGCGGGCGGCTGCGCGAACGGCACGTGTCGGCCAACCCGTCGGTCGCGTTCACCGTCGTCGACCCCCGGAATCTCATGCGCTACATCGAGATCCGGGGCACGATGACCGTCACGGCCGATCCGACGGCGTCGACGCGAGATGCCGTGTGTCGCAAGCACGGGTTCGAGGACGGCACGGCGTTCGACAAGCCCGGCACGCCCCGCATCACGTTGCGGCTCACGCCGACGTTCGTCGTCGAACACTGA
- a CDS encoding trimeric intracellular cation channel family protein, giving the protein MPGVSVLAQIDSATGLDATLERTVDLVGVFFFAVSGGLLAVRKGFELVGVIALSLVTALGGGIIRDVVLGATPPTAFDDVLYLIVPLVAAAVVFVGHAIIEHRFRRPVMFFDAAGLGLFAATGAVKASAFEASAVGAVLIGVITATGGGIIRDVLANDQPHLFHPDSRLYAIPAALGATVIVVAWRNGFYSGGVAIGVAAAVFSLRLAALKFGWRAPTPR; this is encoded by the coding sequence GTGCCCGGCGTGTCAGTGCTCGCGCAGATCGACTCGGCGACGGGGCTCGACGCCACGCTCGAGCGAACCGTCGACCTGGTCGGTGTGTTCTTCTTCGCGGTGTCGGGCGGACTGCTCGCCGTACGCAAAGGCTTCGAACTCGTCGGGGTCATCGCGCTGTCGCTGGTGACGGCGCTCGGTGGTGGAATCATCCGCGACGTGGTCCTCGGGGCCACGCCACCGACCGCGTTCGACGACGTGCTGTACCTCATCGTGCCGTTGGTCGCCGCCGCCGTCGTGTTCGTCGGGCACGCGATCATCGAGCATCGATTCCGACGGCCCGTGATGTTCTTCGACGCCGCCGGGCTCGGCCTGTTCGCCGCAACGGGTGCGGTCAAGGCGTCGGCGTTCGAAGCGAGCGCAGTCGGCGCCGTGCTCATCGGCGTGATCACGGCGACCGGAGGCGGCATCATCCGCGACGTGTTGGCCAACGACCAGCCACACCTCTTCCACCCCGACAGCCGGCTCTATGCGATCCCAGCGGCGCTGGGTGCCACGGTCATCGTCGTGGCATGGCGCAACGGCTTCTACTCGGGCGGCGTCGCCATCGGCGTCGCCGCCGCCGTGTTCTCGTTGCGGCTCGCCGCGCTCAAGTTCGGATGGCGCGCCCCCACCCCGAGGTGA
- a CDS encoding nitroreductase/quinone reductase family protein, producing the protein MSIDRSELTRQGFQALNSVVEPTVRSGFANPWPIGGGLVLLETMGRKSGVWRSVPLVSTRVGDTLVVSTVRSNSLWLKNIEAHERVRVWLHGKRRTGTAMIDRGPLNTAVIRLD; encoded by the coding sequence ATGTCGATCGATCGAAGCGAGCTCACGCGCCAGGGATTCCAGGCGCTCAACTCGGTGGTCGAACCCACCGTGCGCTCGGGCTTCGCCAATCCGTGGCCGATCGGCGGTGGCCTGGTGCTCCTCGAGACCATGGGCCGCAAGTCGGGCGTGTGGCGGTCGGTTCCGCTCGTGTCGACACGCGTTGGCGACACCCTCGTCGTGAGCACCGTGCGGTCGAACTCGCTGTGGCTGAAGAACATCGAAGCCCACGAGCGCGTCCGCGTGTGGCTCCACGGCAAGCGTCGAACGGGCACCGCCATGATCGATCGCGGGCCGCTGAACACCGCGGTCATCCGTCTCGACTGA
- a CDS encoding pyridoxamine 5'-phosphate oxidase family protein produces MSIPVAIDALEAKTQEYDYAYLLTVNDDQTPKIVAVRPVWDGATITIDEGGRSARNSAARSTVTISYPPLDPTGYTLIIDGTASVDTAGEAVTISVAPTGAVLHRPAPAGFEAAADGCGHDCAPIDS; encoded by the coding sequence ATGAGCATTCCGGTCGCCATCGACGCCCTCGAAGCGAAGACGCAGGAGTACGACTACGCCTACCTCCTCACGGTCAACGACGACCAGACCCCCAAGATCGTGGCGGTCCGGCCGGTGTGGGACGGCGCCACGATCACGATCGACGAAGGCGGTCGCTCGGCGCGCAACTCGGCCGCCCGCTCGACGGTGACGATCTCGTATCCGCCGCTCGACCCGACGGGCTACACCCTGATCATCGACGGGACCGCGTCGGTCGACACGGCCGGTGAGGCAGTGACCATCTCGGTTGCGCCGACCGGAGCCGTGCTCCACCGGCCCGCGCCGGCGGGCTTCGAGGCAGCAGCAGACGGTTGCGGACACGACTGCGCTCCCATCGACAGTTGA
- a CDS encoding peroxiredoxin, protein MAVRLGDTAPDFTAPTTQGEINFHEWLGDSWGVLFSHPKDFTPVCTTELGTVAALKPEFDKRNVKVIGLSVDPVDSHVEWEKDIEETQGTAVNFPMIGDPDRTVADKYDMIHENANDTLTVRSVFIIGPDKKVKLTLTYPASTGRNFDEILRVIDSLQLTADHKVATPANWTDGDDVIIVPALSDDEAKELFPAGWEPVKPYLRVTKQPNR, encoded by the coding sequence ATGGCCGTCCGTCTCGGCGACACCGCACCCGACTTCACCGCCCCCACGACGCAGGGCGAGATCAACTTCCACGAGTGGCTCGGCGACTCGTGGGGCGTGCTGTTCAGCCACCCGAAGGACTTCACGCCGGTCTGCACCACCGAACTCGGAACGGTCGCCGCGCTCAAGCCGGAGTTCGACAAGCGCAACGTCAAGGTCATCGGCCTCTCGGTCGACCCCGTCGACAGTCACGTCGAGTGGGAGAAGGACATCGAGGAGACGCAGGGCACCGCCGTCAACTTCCCGATGATCGGCGACCCCGACCGCACCGTGGCCGACAAGTACGACATGATCCACGAGAACGCGAACGACACGCTGACCGTGCGCTCGGTGTTCATCATCGGACCTGACAAGAAGGTCAAGCTCACGCTGACCTACCCGGCGTCGACGGGCCGCAACTTCGACGAGATCCTGCGCGTGATCGACAGCCTGCAGCTCACCGCCGATCACAAGGTCGCCACGCCGGCCAACTGGACCGACGGCGACGACGTCATCATCGTCCCGGCGCTCTCCGACGACGAGGCCAAGGAGCTGTTCCCTGCCGGTTGGGAGCCGGTCAAGCCGTACCTGCGCGTCACCAAGCAGCCGAACCGCTGA
- a CDS encoding adenylyltransferase/cytidyltransferase family protein, with protein MEQRFSTGLIVGRFDPPHLGHSYMIEQAAQQVDQLVVYVNWSTQRDTIPGELRATWLTDLHPSVEIRAVAHQLGTDFDDDELWEKWMALFRAHWPLDDGPHAVFSSDSYVSGLAERFGAEAVAVDPERAAVPISATQIRDQPAEHLDKVAEPVRAWIESNWLL; from the coding sequence GTGGAGCAACGATTCTCGACCGGGTTGATCGTCGGACGATTCGACCCACCACATCTCGGCCATTCGTACATGATCGAGCAGGCGGCGCAACAGGTCGACCAGCTCGTCGTGTACGTCAACTGGTCGACACAGCGTGACACCATTCCCGGCGAGCTCCGGGCGACCTGGCTCACCGACCTGCATCCGAGCGTCGAGATCCGGGCGGTGGCGCATCAGCTCGGCACCGACTTCGACGACGACGAACTGTGGGAGAAGTGGATGGCGCTGTTCCGTGCGCACTGGCCACTCGACGACGGGCCGCACGCCGTGTTCTCGTCCGATTCGTACGTGAGCGGTCTCGCCGAACGTTTCGGGGCAGAGGCCGTCGCGGTCGACCCCGAGCGAGCAGCGGTGCCGATCAGCGCGACACAGATTCGCGATCAGCCGGCGGAGCACCTCGACAAGGTCGCCGAACCCGTCCGCGCCTGGATCGAATCGAACTGGCTGCTCTGA
- a CDS encoding carboxymuconolactone decarboxylase family protein: protein MSTTPRLPSAIDGQPANMGSLLAHQPELARGFGALYAQFWSHGVVDHPTKETVRIRNARITDCGY, encoded by the coding sequence ATGAGCACCACACCACGCCTCCCCTCGGCGATCGACGGCCAGCCCGCCAACATGGGATCGTTGCTCGCGCACCAACCCGAGTTGGCTCGCGGCTTCGGCGCCCTCTACGCGCAGTTCTGGAGCCACGGCGTCGTCGATCATCCGACGAAGGAAACCGTCCGAATTCGCAACGCTCGGATCACCGACTGTGGCTATTGA
- a CDS encoding carboxymuconolactone decarboxylase family protein: MLTNTPLLEQADELRRDAAGRTPGRLAELIDTRVAQLVGTAAAGVRLPDDVSPAEQCVIDIVEQFLVDVHGITDRQFARLSDHYAHDEQVAIMFHLALADGFAKLDLVQRADETTT, translated from the coding sequence ATGCTCACGAACACGCCACTACTCGAACAGGCCGACGAACTCCGCCGCGACGCGGCCGGACGCACGCCTGGACGATTGGCCGAGCTCATCGACACCCGAGTCGCACAGCTGGTCGGCACCGCCGCAGCCGGTGTGCGCCTGCCCGACGACGTGTCGCCGGCAGAGCAGTGCGTGATCGACATCGTCGAGCAGTTCCTCGTCGACGTCCACGGCATCACCGATCGCCAGTTCGCCCGACTGTCCGATCACTACGCCCACGACGAGCAGGTGGCGATCATGTTCCACCTCGCCCTCGCCGACGGGTTCGCCAAGCTCGACCTGGTGCAGCGAGCGGACGAAACCACGACATGA